A stretch of the Medicago truncatula cultivar Jemalong A17 chromosome 5, MtrunA17r5.0-ANR, whole genome shotgun sequence genome encodes the following:
- the LOC11414358 gene encoding protein IWS1 homolog 1: MGYEDNPYRDEDGEPLMDYDDVQSDGEGSPEPQQLDDFEEEDVDNFHDRARSQTPVYENDSSKSKPRKRLIKKSDTGKQSMALPSELEDELEEEDEGRKRKKGKDGGSGKKEKRLKGGSSSSGKGGSRFGGSKRGVGGKSGNDREGEVNEMWDALAGNSEDDNEGARNMDDDNFIDDTGVEPALYGYDEPRSPGDAPQAEEGEEDDEIKDLFKMGKKKKKNERSPAEIALLVENVMAELEVTAEEDAELNRQHKPAVNKLKKLPLLIEVLSKKQLQLEFLDHGVLNLLKSWLEPLPDGSLPNINIRTAILKILNDLPIDLEHYDRREQLKRSGLGKVIMFLSRSDEEINVNRRLAKDLVDKWSRPIFNKSTRFEDMRNTEDDRVPYRRPSVKKPAAKAAGMQSRDGDLDLDLSQPRSGESSSRQHASRPEATPLDFVIRPQSKIDPDEIRARAKQATQDQHRMKMNKKLQQLRAPKKKQLQATKLSVEGRGMAKYF, from the exons GTATCGTGATGAAGACGGTGAACCGTTGATGGATTACGACGACGTACAATCCGACGGCGAAGGATCACCGGAGCCACAACAACTCGACGATTTCGAAGAAGAAGATGTCGACAATTTTCACGATCGTGCCCGGTCACAGACACCGGTTTACGAAAACGATTCGTCGAAATCAAAGCCGAGGAAACGCTTGATTAAGAAAAGTGATACCGGAAAACAGTCAATGGCGCTGCCATCGGAGCTCGAAGATGAATTGGAGGAGGAGGATGAAgggaggaagaggaagaagggGAAGGATGGTGGGTCTGGGAAGAAGGAGAAGAGGCTGAAAGGGGGTAGTAGTAGTAGTGGAAAGGGTGGGTCTAGATTTGGTGGTTCTAAGAGAGGGGTTGGTGGGAAAAGTGGGAATGATCGTGAAGGTGAAGTTAATGAGATGTGGGATGCACTTGCTGGAAATTCTGAG GATGATAATGAAGGTGCCAGGAATATGGATGATGATAACTTTATAGACGACACTGGAGTAGAACCTGCTTTGTATGGTTACGATGAACCACGTTCTCCTGGCGATGCTCCACAG GCTGAGGAAGGTGAGGAAGATGATGAAATCAAGGATCTTTTCAAGATggggaagaaaaagaagaagaacgaGAGAAGTCCTGCAGAAATTGCTTTATTAGTTGAGAATGTTATGGCTGAGCTTGAGGTTACAGCAGAAGAGGATGCTGAGCTTAATCGGCAGCACAAGCCCGCAGTCAATAAACTCAAGAAGTTGCCTCTTCTTATAGAAGTTCTTTCAAA GAAACAACTTCAGCTTGAGTTTTTAGATCACGGAGTGCTAAATTTATTGAAGAGTTGGCTTGAGCCACTTCCTGATGGAAGTCTGCCAAATATCAACATACGAACAGcaattttgaagattttgaatGAT TTACCTATAGATCTAGAGCATTATGATAGAAGAGAACAGCTGAAGAGAAGTGGTCTTGGAAAG gttattatgtttttatcaaGGTCCGATGAAGAAATCAATGTAAATAGGAGATTAGCCAAGGATTTGGTTGATAAATGG AGCCGACCTATATTCAATAAGAGTACTCGGTTTGAAGACATGCGAAATACTGAGGATGATAGAGTTCCTTACAGGAGGCCATCGGTTAAAAA GCCAGCAGCTAAAGCTGCAGGGATGCAATCAAGAGACGGTGATCTTGATTTGGATCTTTCACA GCCTAGGTCCGGAGAGTCGTCTTCCAGGCAACATGCATCAAGGCCAGAAGCCACACCTTTGGATTTTGTGATCCGCCCCCAATCTAAAATTGACCCTGATGAAATCAGAGCACGTGCAAAACAAGCTACACAAGACCAGCATCGTATGAAG ATGAATAAGAAATTGCAGCAGTTGAGGGCACCAAAAAAGAAGCAGCTTCAGGCTACAAAACTGAGTGTGGAAGGTCGTGGTATGGCCAAATACTTTTAA